One Setaria viridis chromosome 5, Setaria_viridis_v4.0, whole genome shotgun sequence genomic region harbors:
- the LOC117855791 gene encoding BTB/POZ and TAZ domain-containing protein 1 has protein sequence MCEAPRLRCDAGAGEAVAAADVDVVTTRGRRRIPAHSSVLATASPVLGSILERRLRKDRESGKKAGRSVVRIRGVTDDAAAAFVRLLYAGRCGDGEEEDMEQHAVQVLVLAHAYQVPWLKRACEGAIGARLTADSVVDVLQLAALCDAPRLHLRCTRLLAKEFAAVERTEAWRFLQENDPWQELQLLQRLHEADMRRRKWRRKRAEQRVYVELSEAMDCLDHICTEGCTEVGPAGRAPAPSPCARYATCRGLQLLIRHFSQCHRKSCARCQRMWQLLRLHSALCDRPDRCNTPLCTRFKQKEQEKAAVKAGDDGDKWGLLVKKVKAARVFSSLANRKQMSSTSQC, from the exons ATGTGCGAGGCGCCACGGCTCCGctgcgacgccggcgccggcgaagcgGTCGCCGCCGCTGATGTCGACGTCGTGACCACCAGAGGCCGCAGGAGGATCCCGGCGCATTCCTCTGTCCTG GCCACGGCGTCGCCGGTGCTGGGGAGCATCCTGGAGCGGCGCCTGCGGAAGGACAGGGAGAGCGGCAAGAAGGCCGGGCGGTCCGTCGTCCGGATCCGCGGCGTCAccgacgacgccgcggccgcgttCGTCCGCCTCCTCTACGCCGGCAG GTGCGgtgatggcgaggaggaggacatgGAGCAGCACGCGGTGCAGGTGCTGGTGCTGGCGCACGCGTACCAGGTGCCGTGGCTGAAGCGGGCGTGCGAGGGCGCCATCGGGGCGCGCCTCACCGCGGACTCGGTGGTGGACGTGCTGCAGCTCGCCGCGCTCTGCGACGCGCCGCGGCTGCACCTGCGTTGCACCAGGCTCCTCGCCAAGGAgttcgccgccgtcgagcgcaCCGAGGCCTGGCGATTCCTCCAGGAGAACGACCCATGGCAGGAGCTCCAACTCCTGCAGCGCCTGCACGAGGCCGACATG cggcggcgcaagTGGCGGCGGAAGCGCGCGGAGCAGCGCGTGTACGTGGAGCTGAGCGAGGCGATGGACTGCCTCGACCACATCTGCACGGAGGGGTGCACGGAGGtcgggccggcggggcgggcgccggcgccgtcgccgtgcgcGCGCTACGCCACCTGCCGGGGCCTGCAGCTCCTCATCCGCCACTTCTCCCAGTGCCACCGCAAGAGCTGCGCCCGGTGCCAGCGCATGTGGCAGCTGCTCCGCCTCCACTCCGCGCTCTGCGACCGCCCCGACCGCTGCAACACCCCGCTCTGCAC GAGGTTCAAGCAGAAGGAGCAGGAGAAGGCGGCCGTGAAGGCCGGCGATGATGGCGACAAATGGGGGCTCCTGGTGAAGAAGGTGAAGGCTGCCAGGGTCTTCTCTTCCCTGGCCAACAGGAAGCAGATGAGCTCCACCTCCCAGTGCTGA
- the LOC117855793 gene encoding uncharacterized protein yields MVRVATFFAMTFGAFLFWQSMDRVHVWIALHQDEKKERMERDLEIKRMQAELMAQAKESES; encoded by the exons atggtgcGGGTGGCGACCTTCTTCGCGATGACCTTCGGGGCGTTCCTCTTCTGGCAGTCCATGGACAGGGTCCACGTCTGGATCGCTCTCCACCAGGACGAGAAG AAAGAGAGGATGGAAAGGGACCTGGAGATAAAGAGAATGCAGGCGGAGCTAATGGCCCAAGCTAAAGAGAGTGAATCATGA
- the LOC117855790 gene encoding magnesium transporter MRS2-F, producing MRPHATGTGGGVGRRKAGAAAAAASREWMVVPASGPARVEEAGKHAVMARTGLPARDLRVLDPLLSYPSTIMGRERAIVVNLERVKAVITAAEVLLPNSKDPAFTRFVRDLQTRVLASSSDQAADLTDMEGESSAVASPFPVPNSSKGHELEMTKSTSVVPEMTSSSSMPNLAAAAKDGNTKVLPFEFRALEVCLESACRSLEEETSTLEQEAYPALDELTSKISTLNLERVRQIKSRLVAISGRVQKVRDELEHLLDDEMDMAEMYLTEKLTQQEISEASSRVEVDDPSQTEEDRDEDYRSEPDGSNGSFIGYKPHIEELEMLLEAYFVQIDGTLNKLSHLREYVDDTEDYINIMLDDKQNQLLQMGVMLSTATVVITAGVAVVGLFGMNIGISLYTTPTTAEETRAANVKFWETTSGTVAGCVILYIIAMGWGKRSGLLQ from the exons ATGAGGCCGCACGCGAcggggacgggcggcggcgtggggagaCGGAAGGCGggggccgccgctgccgccgcgagCCGGGAGTGGATGGTGGTGCCGGCGTCGGGCCCGGCGCGGGTGGAGGAAGCCGGGAAGCACGCGGTGATGGCGCGGACGGGGCTTCCCGCGCGCGATCTCAGGGTGCTCGACCCGTTGCTCTCTTACCCGTCCACGATCATGGGCCGTGAGCGCGCCATCGTCGTCAACCTGGAGCGCGTCAAGGCCGTGATCACCGCCGCTGAGGTGCTGCTTCCGAACTCCAAGGATCCCGCCTTCACGCGCTTCGTCCGCGACCTCCAGACCCGCGTCCTCGCGTCCTCCTCAGACCAG GCTGCGGATCTCACTGACATGGAGGGTGAATCATCTGCTGTTGCTTCACCATTTCCTGTTCCAAATTCATCCAAAGGACATGAATTGGAGATGACTAAGTCTACTAGCGTGGTGCCTGAAATGACTAGTAGCAGCAGTATGCCTAATTTGGCTGCTGCTGCAAAAGATGGAAATACCAAGGTTTTACCTTTTGAATTCCGAGCGCTTGAGGTCTGCCTTGAGTCAGCCTGCAGATCTTTGGAAGAGGAA ACTTCTACTCTGGAGCAAGAGGCATATCCAGCATTAGATGAGCTGACATCAAAGATCAGCACATTGAACCTCGAGCGAGTTAGGCAAATCAAGAGCCGCCTGGTGGCAATATCCGGTCGTGTCCAGAAG GTGAGGGATGAGCTTGAGCATTTGCTGGATGATGAAATGGATATGGCTGAAATGTACTTGACAGAGAAGCTTACTCAACAAGAAATCAGTGAGGCTTCATCTAGAGTTGAGGTTGATGATCCATCTCAGACAGAGGAGGATAG GGATGAAGATTATCGGAGTGAACCAGATGGAAGCAATGGTAGCTTTATTGGTTATAAGCCTCACATTGAAGAACTGGAGATGCTTCTAGAGGCTTACTTTGTGCAGATTGATGGCACACTTAACAAGCTATCACAT CTGAGGGAGTATGTTGACGACACAGAAGATTATATCAACATAATGTTGGACGACAAGCAGAATCAGCTTCTACAGATGGGGGTTATGCTCTCAACTGCAACTGTCGTCATTACTGCTGGAGTGGCGGTTGTTGGACTTTTTGGGATGAATATTGGCATATCGCTTTACACTACTCCGACAACTGCGGAGGAGACAAGGGCGGCAAACGTGAAATTTTGGGAAACTACTTCCGGGACTGTCGCTGGCTGCGTGATTTTGTACATAATAGCCATGGGTTGGGGGAAGAGAAGTGGGTTGCTGCAATGA
- the LOC117855792 gene encoding uncharacterized protein isoform X2, translated as MQCGATPSAPSTAPRSHEAAQEGQRGHDKRELGRSRPGGLEIEGSEMPRKVSRKSFEENESNVDHMEHYKYVLSKLLRGQDDSFRKGGCKEVQGGSTQNKGKDGNICNRTFPLFTEPISGLSNNDKERIKLCLHEIITFLNNDVDEVDQDIKAMEERGEACQDTVKKLSTGLLGKLGKMAQGVDDLLNTAASKCRSMSTEEKIELGRRIRKLPEESLNHVVEIITTRKLASQSSNRITMNLGELDDATLWRLYYHVEYVLKENKK; from the exons ATGCAGTGCGGCGCGACGCCATCTGCTCCTTCGACGGCACCAAGATCCCACGAAGCAGCACAAGAAGGCCAGCGAGGCCACGATAAGAGAGAGTTGGGCAGATCTAGGCCAGGGGGATTGGAGATTGAAGGATCTGAGATGCCTAG GAAAGTGTCGAGGAAGTCTTTCGAGGAGAATGAGTCCAATGTTGATCATATGGAGCACTACAAATATGTTCTCTCTAAGCTCTTGAGGGGGCAAGATGACTCTTTCCGTAAAGGAGGTTGTAAAGAAGTTCAAGGTGGTAGTACTCAAAATAAAGGCAAAGATGGCAACATTTGCAATAGAACTTTTCCATTATTCACAGAACCAATCAGTGGCCTATCGAATAATGATAAGGAGAGAATAAAGCTTTGCCTTCATGAGATTATTACATTCCTCAACAATGATGTTGATGAG GTTGATCAAGATATTAAGGCAATGGAAGAAAGGGGTGAAGCATGTCAGGACACTGTGAAGAAGCTATCTACTGGTTTGTTGGGAAAG CTAGGTAAAATGGCGCAAGGTGTCGACGACTTGCTAAATACAGCAGCATCCAAATGCAG ATCTATGAGTACCGAGGAGAAGATTGAACTTGGTAGGCGCATCCGAAAGCTCCCAGAGGAGTCACTTAATCATGTTGTGGAGATAATTACAACTAGAAAACTGGCAAGTCAGAGTTCTAATCGAATAACCATGAACTTGGGAGAACTG GATGATGCGACTTTATGGAGGCTGTATTACCACGTGGAGTATGTactaaaagaaaacaagaaatga
- the LOC117855792 gene encoding uncharacterized protein isoform X1 has product MQCGATPSAPSTAPRSHEAAQEGQRGHDKRELGRSRPGGLEIEGSEMPSRLQYRKVSRKSFEENESNVDHMEHYKYVLSKLLRGQDDSFRKGGCKEVQGGSTQNKGKDGNICNRTFPLFTEPISGLSNNDKERIKLCLHEIITFLNNDVDEVDQDIKAMEERGEACQDTVKKLSTGLLGKLGKMAQGVDDLLNTAASKCRSMSTEEKIELGRRIRKLPEESLNHVVEIITTRKLASQSSNRITMNLGELDDATLWRLYYHVEYVLKENKK; this is encoded by the exons ATGCAGTGCGGCGCGACGCCATCTGCTCCTTCGACGGCACCAAGATCCCACGAAGCAGCACAAGAAGGCCAGCGAGGCCACGATAAGAGAGAGTTGGGCAGATCTAGGCCAGGGGGATTGGAGATTGAAGGATCTGAGATGCCTAG CCGCTTACAATATAGGAAAGTGTCGAGGAAGTCTTTCGAGGAGAATGAGTCCAATGTTGATCATATGGAGCACTACAAATATGTTCTCTCTAAGCTCTTGAGGGGGCAAGATGACTCTTTCCGTAAAGGAGGTTGTAAAGAAGTTCAAGGTGGTAGTACTCAAAATAAAGGCAAAGATGGCAACATTTGCAATAGAACTTTTCCATTATTCACAGAACCAATCAGTGGCCTATCGAATAATGATAAGGAGAGAATAAAGCTTTGCCTTCATGAGATTATTACATTCCTCAACAATGATGTTGATGAG GTTGATCAAGATATTAAGGCAATGGAAGAAAGGGGTGAAGCATGTCAGGACACTGTGAAGAAGCTATCTACTGGTTTGTTGGGAAAG CTAGGTAAAATGGCGCAAGGTGTCGACGACTTGCTAAATACAGCAGCATCCAAATGCAG ATCTATGAGTACCGAGGAGAAGATTGAACTTGGTAGGCGCATCCGAAAGCTCCCAGAGGAGTCACTTAATCATGTTGTGGAGATAATTACAACTAGAAAACTGGCAAGTCAGAGTTCTAATCGAATAACCATGAACTTGGGAGAACTG GATGATGCGACTTTATGGAGGCTGTATTACCACGTGGAGTATGTactaaaagaaaacaagaaatga
- the LOC117855792 gene encoding uncharacterized protein isoform X3 yields the protein MQCGATPSAPSTAPRSHEAAQEGQRGHDKRELGRSRPGGLEIEGSEMPSRLQYRKVSRKSFEENESNVDHMEHYKYVLSKLLRGQDDSFRKGGCKEVQGGSTQNKGKDGNICNRTFPLFTEPISGLSNNDKERIKLCLHEIITFLNNDVDEVDQDIKAMEERGEACQDTVKKLSTGLLGKLGKMAQGVDDLLNTAASKCRMMRLYGGCITTWSMY from the exons ATGCAGTGCGGCGCGACGCCATCTGCTCCTTCGACGGCACCAAGATCCCACGAAGCAGCACAAGAAGGCCAGCGAGGCCACGATAAGAGAGAGTTGGGCAGATCTAGGCCAGGGGGATTGGAGATTGAAGGATCTGAGATGCCTAG CCGCTTACAATATAGGAAAGTGTCGAGGAAGTCTTTCGAGGAGAATGAGTCCAATGTTGATCATATGGAGCACTACAAATATGTTCTCTCTAAGCTCTTGAGGGGGCAAGATGACTCTTTCCGTAAAGGAGGTTGTAAAGAAGTTCAAGGTGGTAGTACTCAAAATAAAGGCAAAGATGGCAACATTTGCAATAGAACTTTTCCATTATTCACAGAACCAATCAGTGGCCTATCGAATAATGATAAGGAGAGAATAAAGCTTTGCCTTCATGAGATTATTACATTCCTCAACAATGATGTTGATGAG GTTGATCAAGATATTAAGGCAATGGAAGAAAGGGGTGAAGCATGTCAGGACACTGTGAAGAAGCTATCTACTGGTTTGTTGGGAAAG CTAGGTAAAATGGCGCAAGGTGTCGACGACTTGCTAAATACAGCAGCATCCAAATGCAG GATGATGCGACTTTATGGAGGCTGTATTACCACGTGGAGTATGTactaa
- the LOC117855789 gene encoding proline transporter 1, with product MSLSLLEAHLEGGDKKREAMASSSMDTEAAGQELKGSDYTVSATAHAVDSDSWQQVGLLLVIGFNCAYVLSFSNLMMAPLGWGWGVACLLLVGAAAWYANWLLAGLHFVDGQRFIRYRDLMGFVFGRKMYYITYFLQFATLLLCNMGFILLGARALKAINVEFTHSPARLQWFITATGIIYFAFAYFVPTISAMRNWLATSAALTLAYDVALLAILIRDGKSNNNQKDFSVHGSPSEKVFNALGAVAAILVCNTSGLLPEIQSTVREPSVRGMRRALLLQYTAGAAGYYGISVAGYWAYGSAVSEYLPNQLGGPRWAVVLINAAAFLQSVVSQHLFVVPIHEAMDTQLQRLDEGMFSRYNLTRRFFARGLIFGFNVFVTALFPFMGDFVNLVGSFSLVPLTFMFPSMVILKIKGKSGGRWSRLWHWGVIVFSTLLCVATTASAVRLIFNNARIYRFFADT from the exons ATGTCCCTCTCCCTCCTGGAGGCTCATCTGGAAGGAGGTGACAAGAAGAGAGAAGCAATGGCTAGTTCGTCCATGGACACTGAAGCTGCAGGACAGGAGCTCAAGGGCAGTGACTACACCGTCTCAGCTACTGCTCATGCAGTAGATTCAG ACTCGTGGCAGCAGGtggggctgctgctggtgaTCGGCTTCAATTGCGCCTACGTGCTGAGCTTCTCCAACCTCATGATGGCGCCGCTGGGCTGGGGCTGGGGCGTCGCCTGCCTGctgctcgtcggcgccgccgcctggtACGCCAACTGGCTCCTCGCCGGCCTCCATTTCGTCGACGGCCAGAGGTTCATCCGGTACAGGGACCTCATGGGCTTCGTCTTCG GGAGGAAAATGTACTACATCACTTATTTCCTGCAGTTCGCCACTCTGCTTCTCTGCAACATGGGCTTCATTTTACTAGGTGCAAGAGCACTCAAG GCAATCAACGTGGAGTTCACCCACTCCCCTGCCAGGCTCCAGTGGTTCATCACCGCGACCGGGATCATCTACTTCGCCTTCGCCTACTTCGTGCCGACGATTTCTGCCATGAGGAACTGGCTCGCCACGTCGGCGGCGCTGACGTTAGCATACGACGTCGCTCTGCTCGCCATCCTAATCAGAGATG GTAAATCCAACAACAACCAGAAGGATTTCAGCGTCCATGGCAGCCCATCCGAGAAGGTGTTCAACGCGctgggcgccgtcgccgccatcctCGTCTGCAACACCTCCGGCTTGCTCCCGGAGATACAG TCGACGGTGCGGGAGCCGTCGGTGCGCGGGATGCGgcgggcgctgctgctgcagtacaccgccggcgccgccgggtaCTACGGCATCAGCGTGGCGGGGTACTGGGCGTACGGGTCGGCGGTGTCCGAGTACCTCCCCAACCAGCTCGGCGGGCCGCGGTGGGCCGTCGTGCTCATcaacgccgccgccttcctgcAGAGCGTCGTCTCCCAACAC CTGTTCGTGGTGCCGATCCACGAGGCGATGGACACGCAGCTGCAGCGGCTGGACGAGGGCATGTTCTCCCGGTACAACCTGACGCGCCGCTTCTTCGCGCGGGGGCTCATCTTCGGCTTCAACGTCTTCGTCACCGCGCTGTTCCCGTTCATGGGGGACTTCGTCAACCTCGTCGGCTCCTTCTCCCTCGTCCCGCTCACCTTCATGTTCCCCAGCATGGTCATCCTCAAG ATCAAGGGGAAGAGTGGTGGGAGATGGAGCAGGCTTTGGCATTGGGGCGTCATCGTTTTCTCCACGCTTCTCTGCGTCGCTACCACCGCCTCCGCAGTTCGTTTGATCTTCAACAATGCCAGGATCTACCGCTTCTTCGCCGACACATGA